Proteins from one Panicum virgatum strain AP13 chromosome 7K, P.virgatum_v5, whole genome shotgun sequence genomic window:
- the LOC120641944 gene encoding glutamyl-tRNA(Gln) amidotransferase subunit A, chloroplastic/mitochondrial: protein MPPPLQAHRLLISHRRLPTPARRRFTAVSSLQSAPATTLAPGPATSSILSIRESLLSGERTAADITSEYLSRLRRTEPSVRSFIHVADAAAEREAEELDRRIASGEKDAVGPLAGVLVGIKDNLCTANMPSTGGSRILDGYRPAYDATAVRRLRDAGAIVVGKTNLDEFGMGSTTEGSAFQVTTNPWDDSRVPGGSSGGSASAVSARQCVVSLGSDTGGSVRQPASFCGVVGLKPTYGRVSRFGLMAYASSLDVVGCLGSSVFDTATILSVVAGHDKMDSTSSSQDVPDYVSELVSLDLLESKPLNGLRIGIIQETLGEGVDTGVISSIKDAASHLEHLGSVVEEVSLPSFSLGLPAYYILASSEASSNLSRYDGIRYGRQVSADDLNEIYGESRADGLGHEVKMRILMGTYALSAGYYDAYYKRAQQVRTLVKESFKGALERYDILISPAAPSAAYKIGEKINDPLAMYAGDIMTVNVNLAGLPALVVPCGFVEGGAAGLPVGLQIIGSPFSEGNLLRVGHIFEQTLQNFSFVPPLLAER, encoded by the exons atgccgccgcctcTCCAGGCCCACCGCCTCCTTATCTCCCACCGCCGCCTACCCactcccgctcgccgccggttcACTGCCGTCTCTTCCCTCCAATCCGCTCCCGCCACGACCTTGGCCCCGGGCCCCGCCACATCCTCCATCCTCTCCATCCGCGAGTCGCTGCTCTCAGGTGAGAGGACCGCGGCGGACATCACATCCGAGTACCtctcccgcctccgccgcaCCGAGCCGAGCGTGCGTAGCTTCATCCACGtcgcggacgccgccgcagagcgggaggcggaggagctcgACCGGAGGATTGCCTCCGGGGAGAAGGATGCGGTGGGGCCGCTCGCTGGAGTGCTGGTGGGAATCAAGGACAACCTCTGCACCGCCAACATGCCCTCCACTGGCGGGTCGCGGATACTGGACGGATACCGGCCGGCATACGACGccacggcggtgcggcggctgcgggatgcTGGCGCCATTGTGGTTGGGAAGACGAACCTCGACGAGTTCGGCATGGGGAGCACCACCGAGGGCTCCGCGTTTCAG GTGACAACAAACCCGTGGGATGATTCACGTGTTCCCGGGGGATCCTCTGGTGGTTCTGCTTCTGCGGTTTCTGCTAGGCAATGTGTAGTGTCACTAGGAAGTGATACAGGTGGAAGTGTGAGACAGCCGGCATCATTCTGTGGCGTAGTGGGGTTGAAACCAACTTATGGTCGTGTATCTCGTTTTGGCCTCATGGCCTATGCTTCATCGTTGGATGTTGTGGGATGCTTAGGTTCATCTGTTTTTGACACTGCAACCATCTTATCTGTTGTTGCTGGCCATGACAAGATGGATTCAACTAGCAGTTCGCAG GATGTTCCAGACTATGTATCAGAGTTGGTCTCTCTAGATTTACTTGAATCAAAACCACTCAATGGTTTGAGAATTGGGATTATACAAGAAACTCTTGGAGAAGGCGTGGATACTGGAGTCATATCGTCAATCAAGGATGCTGCTTCACACCTGGAACACTTGGGATCTGTGGTGGAAGAG GTTTCACTGCCTTCATTTTCTCTTGGCTTACCAGCATATTACATACTAGCATCATCTGAAGCATCTTCTAATCTATCACGCTATGATGGTATCAG GTATGGAAGGCAGGTTTCAGCTGATGACCTGAATGAGATTTATGGAGAGTCCCGTGCTGATGGTCTGGGTCATGAG GTCAAAATGAGAATTTTGATGGGAACCTATGCCCTTTCTGCTGGGTACTATGATGCATATTACAAACGAGCACAACAG GTGAGGACACTGGTTAAGGAAAGCTTCAAAGGTGCTTTGGAAAGATATGACATTCTTATTTCACCAGCTGCTCCATCAGCAGCCTACAAAATAG GTGAAAAGATAAATGATCCATTAGCAATGTACGCTGGAGATATCATGACG GTGAATGTTAATTTGGCCGGGCTTCCTGCATTGGTTGTGCCTTGTGGATTTGTTGAAGGTGGAGCTGCAGGGCTCCCCGTTGGACTACAGATAATCGGATCTCCATTCAGTGAG GGAAATTTGCTGAGAGTAGGGCACATCTTTGAGCAAACACTGCAGAATTTCAGTTTTGTCCCTCCGTTGTTGGCCGAACGCTAG
- the LOC120641947 gene encoding 3-oxoacyl-[acyl-carrier-protein] synthase III, chloroplastic-like isoform X1, producing MVAASGLALPRAAAPCPARTRAGLRPAFLRFVPPVALPPQQLRCCASTVDDGVVSAEASKPRLPRVVGMGSKLVGCGSAIPALSISNDNLSKIVETSDEWIATRTGIRNRRVLSGDETLRGLSIQAAQRALEMAQVKAEDVDLLVLCTSTPDDLFGGAAQVLAEVGCTNAFGFDITAACSGFIVGLITATRFIKGGGIRNVLVVGADALSKFVDWTDRGTCILFGDAAGAVLVQACNADEDGLLGFCVQSDGNGQKHLNAASSNDESILSNTNGVPGFPPKKATYSCIQMNGKEVFRFAVRCVPQSIEKALEEAGLPASSIDWLLLHQANQRIIDAAASRLDIPSDKVISNLANYGNTSAASIPLALDEAVRGGKVKTGDIIAASGFGAGLTWGSAIVKWG from the exons ATGGTCGCCGCCTCCGGCCTCGCGCTGCCGCGGGCGGCCGCACCCTGCCCGGCGCGCACGCGCGCTGGCCTCCGCCCCGCCTTCCTCCGATTCGTGCCGCCGGTGGCGCTGCCACCGCAGCAGCTCCGGTGCTGCGCGTCCACAGTCGACGATGGCGTGGTGTCCGCAGAGGCCTCCAAGCCCCGCCTCCCTAG AGTGGTTGGTATGGGCTCAAAGCTCGTTGGATGCGGATCAGCGATCCCAGCACTTAGCATTTCAAATGATAACCTTTCAAAAATAGTTGAAACGTCAGATGAATGGATTGCGACTCGAACTGGGATTCGGAATAGGCGAGTTCTTTCAG GAGACGAAACATTGCGGGGGCTCTCAATACAAGCAGCGCAAAGGGCACTTGagatggctcaagtaaaagctgaAGATGTTGATCTTCTTGTCCTTTGTACATCTACTCCAGATGATCTGTTTGGAGGTGCCGCCCAG GTGCTGGCGGAAGTGGGGTGCACAAATGCATTTGGGTTTGATATTACAGCTGCCTGCAGTGGATTCATTGTTGGCTTAATCACCGCTACACGTTTTATCAAAG GTGGGGGTATTCGGAATGTCCTTGTAGTTGGTGCGGATGCTctttcaaaatttgtagattggacAGACAGAGGTACATGCATCCTTTTCGGAGATGCTGCCGGTGCTGTGTTGGTTCAG GCTTGCAATGCTGATGAAGATGGCTTGCTAGGTTTTTGTGTTCAGAGTGATGGCAATGGACAAAA GCACCTAAATGCTGCATCGTCAAATGATGAGTCGATCTTGTCCAATACCAATGGTGTTCCTGGATTTCCACCAAAGAAGGCAACCTACTCATGCATTCAAATGAATGGAAAGGAAGTTTTCCGCTTTGCTGTACGATGTGTGCCACAGTCCATTGAGAAGGCTCTTGAAGAAGCTGGTTTGCCTGCCTCCAGTATTGATTGGTTGTTGTTACATCAA GCTAATCAGCGGATTATTGATGCTGCTGCCAGTCGTTTAGATATCCCATCTGACAAGGTTATTTCAAATCTTGCTAATTACGGCAACACTAGTGCGGCATCCATTCCATTGGCATTGGATGAGGCTGTTCGGGGCGGCAAGGTGAAGACCGGTGATATTATTGCGGCATCAGGTTTTGGAGCTGGACTTACCTGGGGTTCCGCCATTGTCAAATGGGGCTAA
- the LOC120641947 gene encoding 3-oxoacyl-[acyl-carrier-protein] synthase III, chloroplastic-like isoform X2 has product MAWCPQRPPSPASLGFPAKVGTNCIRVVGMGSKLVGCGSAIPALSISNDNLSKIVETSDEWIATRTGIRNRRVLSGDETLRGLSIQAAQRALEMAQVKAEDVDLLVLCTSTPDDLFGGAAQVLAEVGCTNAFGFDITAACSGFIVGLITATRFIKGGGIRNVLVVGADALSKFVDWTDRGTCILFGDAAGAVLVQACNADEDGLLGFCVQSDGNGQKHLNAASSNDESILSNTNGVPGFPPKKATYSCIQMNGKEVFRFAVRCVPQSIEKALEEAGLPASSIDWLLLHQANQRIIDAAASRLDIPSDKVISNLANYGNTSAASIPLALDEAVRGGKVKTGDIIAASGFGAGLTWGSAIVKWG; this is encoded by the exons ATGGCGTGGTGTCCGCAGAGGCCTCCAAGCCCCGCCTCCCTAG GTTTTCCTGCCAAGGTTGGCACCAACTGCATCAG AGTGGTTGGTATGGGCTCAAAGCTCGTTGGATGCGGATCAGCGATCCCAGCACTTAGCATTTCAAATGATAACCTTTCAAAAATAGTTGAAACGTCAGATGAATGGATTGCGACTCGAACTGGGATTCGGAATAGGCGAGTTCTTTCAG GAGACGAAACATTGCGGGGGCTCTCAATACAAGCAGCGCAAAGGGCACTTGagatggctcaagtaaaagctgaAGATGTTGATCTTCTTGTCCTTTGTACATCTACTCCAGATGATCTGTTTGGAGGTGCCGCCCAG GTGCTGGCGGAAGTGGGGTGCACAAATGCATTTGGGTTTGATATTACAGCTGCCTGCAGTGGATTCATTGTTGGCTTAATCACCGCTACACGTTTTATCAAAG GTGGGGGTATTCGGAATGTCCTTGTAGTTGGTGCGGATGCTctttcaaaatttgtagattggacAGACAGAGGTACATGCATCCTTTTCGGAGATGCTGCCGGTGCTGTGTTGGTTCAG GCTTGCAATGCTGATGAAGATGGCTTGCTAGGTTTTTGTGTTCAGAGTGATGGCAATGGACAAAA GCACCTAAATGCTGCATCGTCAAATGATGAGTCGATCTTGTCCAATACCAATGGTGTTCCTGGATTTCCACCAAAGAAGGCAACCTACTCATGCATTCAAATGAATGGAAAGGAAGTTTTCCGCTTTGCTGTACGATGTGTGCCACAGTCCATTGAGAAGGCTCTTGAAGAAGCTGGTTTGCCTGCCTCCAGTATTGATTGGTTGTTGTTACATCAA GCTAATCAGCGGATTATTGATGCTGCTGCCAGTCGTTTAGATATCCCATCTGACAAGGTTATTTCAAATCTTGCTAATTACGGCAACACTAGTGCGGCATCCATTCCATTGGCATTGGATGAGGCTGTTCGGGGCGGCAAGGTGAAGACCGGTGATATTATTGCGGCATCAGGTTTTGGAGCTGGACTTACCTGGGGTTCCGCCATTGTCAAATGGGGCTAA